A genomic window from Macaca thibetana thibetana isolate TM-01 chromosome 16, ASM2454274v1, whole genome shotgun sequence includes:
- the LOC126939580 gene encoding acid-sensing ion channel 2-like, whose translation MDLKESPSEGSLQPSSIQIFANTSTLHGIRHIFVYGPLTIRRVLWAVAFVGSLGLLLVESSERVSYYFSYQHVTKVDEVVAQSLVFPAVTLCNLNGFRFSRLTTNDLYHAGELLALLDVNLQIPDPHLADPSVLEALRQKANFKHYKPKQFSMLEFLHRVGHDLKDMMLYCKFKGQECGHQDFTTVSTWFSAHSGPLEKWCAGGLLLGLGSPCALGQEREQCLTRRPRG comes from the coding sequence ATGGACCTCAAGGAGAGCCCCAGCGAGGGCAGCCTGCAACCTTCTAGCATCCAGATCTTCGCCAACACCTCCACCCTCCATGGCATCCGCCACATCTTCGTGTATGGGCCGCTGACCATCCGGCGTGTGCTTTGGGCAGTGGCCTTCGTGGGCTCCCTGGGCCTGCTGCTGGTGGAGAGCTCTGAGAGGGTGTCCTACTACTTCTCCTACCAGCACGTCACCAAGGTGGATGAAGTGGTGGCTCAAAGCCTGGTCTTCCCAGCTGTGACCCTCTGCAACCTCAATGGCTTCCGGTTCTCCAGGCTCACCACCAACGACCTGTACCATGCGGGGGAGCTGCTGGCCCTGCTGGATGTCAACTTGCAGATCCCGGACCCCCATCTGGCTGACCCCTCTGTGCTGGAAGCCCTGCGGCAGAAGGCCAACTTCAAGCACTACAAACCCAAGCAGTTCAGCATGCTGGAGTTCCTGCACCGTGTGGGCCATGACCTGAAGGATATGATGCTCTACTGCAAGTTCAAAGGGCAGGAGTGCGGCCACCAAGACTTCACCACAGTGAGTACTTGGTTTTCAGCTCACTCTGGTCCTCTGGAGAAGTGGTGCGCTGGTGGTCTCCTGCTTGGTTTGGGGTCTCCTTGTGCTTTGGGACAGGAGAGAGAGCAGTGCCTCACACGAAGGCCACGAGGGTAG